CGTCTCCTGAGGCGCAAAAAAAGCGTCAACACCATGGGAGGTTCCCGTCAAAGTGTCCAGATAAACCGAGTTCGTCACGTTTTCGAGGGCGCGGCCCACCTGATCCGATGGAATATCGAAATCGCTGTCTTGCGAAATTTCTTCTGTCGGCTCATCAGCATAGTAGTTATTTGCCTGATAATAAGTTGGCACCGGCATATGAACAAGCTGGGGGTGACCATAGACGGGAACATTCTCCGGATAGAAAGAGCCATCTGCACCTTGAACCAGTTCTGTTCTGTAGCCAACGATCGGTGTTTGCCACACAGGAACCATCTGCGTCGGCATCGGCGGCATATAGCCGAATTGGGGTGCATAGTGCTGGAACATGTGGGTCATAGGATGGGTTGCTCCAGGCTGTTGCTGAGCATAGGGGGTATATTGTTGACTGGCGCCAGTCATTTCTGTTCTTTGCGGGATCATACTTTCTAAACTCCTTTTTAAAAGCTTAGAAACCATCTTCGCAAAAGACTGTTAAGTTAGTGTTAAAGTAAAATTAATATTATATTAACAAACCAACATCCTTATTTAACATTTAACAATCTGAGAATGCGCCGATATCCGGAACTGAAGGGAAATTCTTTCAGATCAGGGAAGGACACCCACTGAAATCCTGCCGGCAGTTCAGGACCCTGGGCATAGACCTTCACAGGATTTAAAGTCACGCGAAACCGGGTGTAGGTATGCTCCACTTCGGGAAGAGCAAGCTGAAAACCGGCATCAATTCCAAATTTTTCTTTCAAAAGAGCGACTGCCACTGCCCCCGAAATGGGTTCTGAAATCTCGATCGAAGGCAGGGCATAGAGATCTTGCATAATTCCTTTCTCGACCTCCCGCCGGATGAGCAATTTACCGCTTTGTTCGACGGCAAAAACAGCCCGGCGCAGAAAGACAGTTGCAGCCCTTTTTTTAATGAAAGGGATCTCTCCTTCTTCCCCATGAAGGTATGCAAGACACCCTTTTTTAACGGGGCAGGCTATGCAAGAAGGCTTTTTCTTACAAACTGTCGCTCCCAGCTCGATCAAAGCCTCCGAGACAATATGGGAATTTTTTTTAGGCAAAATTTCTTCGACAGCCTTTAAAATAGCTCTTTTGGTGGAAGCGATTGAAATCTCTTCCCGGATTCGGAAGAAACGAGTGATCACGCGGATGACATTGCCGTCAATTGCGGGGGAGCGCTGTGAAAAGGCAAACGATAAGATTGCCCCCGCAGTATACTCTCCGATGCCCGGAATAGAAAGAAGCTCTTCTTTGGTGGCCGGAATTTTGCCCCCGAACCGACTCACCACGTCCTTTGCTCCGCGATGCAAGTTGCGCGCCCTTGAGTAATACCCAAGGCCTTCCCAAGCTTTAACAACTTCATCTTTTTCAGCTTCTGAAAGCGCCTCTATTGTAGGAAATTTTTCAATCCATCGATCGAAATAGGGGATCACGACCTGTGCCTGAGTCTGCTGAAGCATCACCTCGGAAATCCAGATCCGATAGGGGTCTTTAGTCTCCCGCCAAGGAAAAGCACGTTTATTGATCTCAAACCACGCAGCTAGCCGATCCACGTCCATTCAAAC
This genomic stretch from Estrella lausannensis harbors:
- the mutY gene encoding A/G-specific adenine glycosylase, whose protein sequence is MDVDRLAAWFEINKRAFPWRETKDPYRIWISEVMLQQTQAQVVIPYFDRWIEKFPTIEALSEAEKDEVVKAWEGLGYYSRARNLHRGAKDVVSRFGGKIPATKEELLSIPGIGEYTAGAILSFAFSQRSPAIDGNVIRVITRFFRIREEISIASTKRAILKAVEEILPKKNSHIVSEALIELGATVCKKKPSCIACPVKKGCLAYLHGEEGEIPFIKKRAATVFLRRAVFAVEQSGKLLIRREVEKGIMQDLYALPSIEISEPISGAVAVALLKEKFGIDAGFQLALPEVEHTYTRFRVTLNPVKVYAQGPELPAGFQWVSFPDLKEFPFSSGYRRILRLLNVK